From one Cyanobacterium stanieri PCC 7202 genomic stretch:
- a CDS encoding D-alpha,beta-D-heptose 1,7-bisphosphate phosphatase (PFAM: Polynucleotide kinase 3 phosphatase~TIGRFAM: HAD-superfamily hydrolase, subfamily IIIA; D,D-heptose 1,7-bisphosphate phosphatase; histidinol-phosphate phosphatase family domain~COGs: COG0241 Histidinol phosphatase and related phosphatase~InterPro IPR006543:IPR006549~KEGG: cyc:PCC7424_2660 histidinol-phosphate phosphatase family protein~SPTR: Histidinol-phosphate phosphatase family protein;~TIGRFAM: histidinol-phosphate phosphatase family protein; hydrolase, HAD-superfamily, subfamily IIIA) yields MAKKAVFLDRDGVLNVEAGYIHNVEDLRLIPHVAKAVKKINDSGFFCCLVSNQSGPARNYYPDSHVKALHQRLEYLLWQEAQAKLDALYYCPYLSPNAGGINPHFTHWGTWRKPNTGMLVAAAWEHDLDLKGSFMVGDKATDIDLAHNAGLTGILVTTGYGTKVVEGEYQHKTKPDYIASDLSEAVDWILQRQASP; encoded by the coding sequence TATACATAATGTCGAGGACTTGCGACTGATTCCCCATGTTGCCAAAGCGGTCAAAAAAATTAACGATAGTGGCTTTTTTTGTTGTCTAGTATCCAATCAATCTGGCCCTGCTAGAAACTATTATCCCGATAGCCACGTAAAAGCATTACACCAAAGATTAGAATATTTATTGTGGCAAGAAGCCCAGGCAAAATTGGATGCGCTTTATTACTGCCCTTATCTTAGCCCCAATGCAGGGGGAATTAACCCTCATTTTACCCATTGGGGTACATGGCGCAAACCCAATACAGGGATGTTGGTGGCGGCGGCATGGGAACATGATTTAGACCTAAAAGGTAGCTTTATGGTGGGGGATAAAGCCACGGATATAGACTTAGCCCATAATGCAGGTTTGACGGGTATTCTCGTTACCACAGGTTATGGTACAAAGGTTGTGGAAGGAGAATATCAACATAAAACCAAACCTGATTATATTGCCTCGGATTTGAGCGAGGCGGTAGATTGGATTTTGCAACGTCAGGCATCGCCATAA
- a CDS encoding NH(3)-dependent NAD(+) synthetase (PFAM: NAD synthase; Carbon-nitrogen hydrolase~TIGRFAM: NAD+ synthetase~COGs: COG0171 NAD synthase~InterPro IPR003694:IPR003010:IPR014445~KEGG: cyc:PCC7424_0290 NAD synthetase~PFAM: Nitrilase/cyanide hydratase and apolipoprotein N-acyltransferase~SPTR: NAD+ synthetase;~TIGRFAM: NAD+ synthetase): MKIAIAQLNPTIGDIKNNAKKIIEAAHQAQQQGAELLLTPELSLCGYPPKDLLFRHDFITMMAQELKAIALAIPENITILVGLATINKKAMEKGEKPLHNSVALVQHQEIKQIFHKQLLPNYDVFEEKRYFARGTSPIIFEQNNIKIGVTICEDLWNDELFWGKKNYRTNPLESLHQQNVDLIVNLSASPYVVRKQQLRETMLKYLVNKYQKPIIYVNQIGGNDELIFDGNSFALNKQCQITVRGKNCQSDLFYLEYSPEKKDILLSNIDFAPTEEEEIYQALILGVKDYARKCGFQKAILGLSGGIDSALVAKIAVDALGSENVLGILMPSPYSSESSLIDAQNLAHNLAIETQKILIEPMMNSFDSSLEPIFGDDTFGIAQENLQSRIRGTLLMALANKFGYLLLSTGNKSEMAVGYCTLYGDMNGGLAVIADIPKTKVFALCRWLNNEQEIIPNHILIKPPSAELKPGQKDEDSLPPYPILDDILERYINFHQSEQEIIDSGYDAEIVKQVLRLVVRAEFKRKQAPPVLKITDRAFGTGWKMPIASRW, encoded by the coding sequence ATGAAAATTGCGATCGCACAGTTAAACCCGACGATTGGTGATATAAAAAACAACGCAAAAAAAATCATTGAAGCGGCCCATCAAGCCCAACAACAAGGAGCCGAATTATTATTAACCCCCGAATTATCTCTTTGTGGTTATCCCCCCAAAGACTTACTATTTCGCCATGATTTTATTACTATGATGGCACAAGAACTAAAGGCGATCGCCCTTGCCATTCCCGAAAATATCACCATCCTAGTGGGTTTAGCCACCATCAACAAAAAAGCCATGGAAAAAGGAGAAAAACCCCTCCATAATAGCGTGGCATTGGTTCAGCACCAAGAAATAAAACAAATTTTCCATAAACAACTCCTACCCAACTACGATGTTTTTGAAGAAAAACGCTATTTTGCTAGAGGTACCAGCCCTATTATATTTGAACAAAACAACATCAAAATAGGGGTTACCATCTGTGAAGATTTATGGAATGACGAATTATTTTGGGGTAAAAAAAATTATCGTACCAATCCCCTCGAATCCCTCCATCAACAAAATGTTGACCTTATTGTCAACCTCTCCGCCTCCCCCTACGTTGTCAGAAAACAACAATTACGGGAAACCATGCTCAAATACCTAGTCAATAAATATCAAAAACCAATTATCTACGTCAATCAAATAGGAGGAAACGATGAATTAATCTTTGACGGTAACAGTTTCGCCCTCAACAAACAATGTCAAATTACCGTCAGAGGAAAAAATTGCCAAAGCGACTTATTTTATCTCGAATACAGTCCCGAAAAAAAAGATATATTACTAAGTAACATTGATTTTGCCCCCACCGAAGAAGAAGAAATATATCAAGCCCTTATCCTCGGAGTCAAAGACTATGCCAGAAAATGTGGTTTCCAAAAAGCCATCCTTGGTTTAAGCGGTGGCATCGATTCCGCCCTAGTGGCAAAAATCGCCGTTGATGCCCTCGGTAGTGAAAATGTCTTAGGAATATTAATGCCCTCCCCCTATAGCTCAGAAAGTTCCCTCATCGACGCTCAAAACCTCGCCCATAACCTTGCCATTGAAACCCAAAAAATTCTCATCGAACCGATGATGAATAGTTTTGACTCCTCCCTCGAACCAATTTTTGGGGATGACACCTTTGGTATCGCCCAAGAAAATCTGCAATCTCGCATCCGAGGTACCCTTTTAATGGCCCTAGCCAACAAATTTGGCTATCTTCTTCTTTCCACTGGCAATAAATCAGAAATGGCGGTAGGATACTGTACCCTTTACGGAGACATGAATGGAGGATTAGCCGTCATTGCCGACATTCCCAAAACCAAAGTTTTCGCCCTTTGTCGTTGGCTAAACAATGAACAAGAGATTATTCCCAATCATATCCTCATCAAGCCCCCCAGTGCGGAATTAAAACCCGGACAAAAAGACGAGGATTCCTTGCCGCCCTATCCCATCCTTGATGATATTCTCGAACGTTACATAAATTTTCATCAATCCGAGCAAGAAATTATCGATTCAGGCTACGATGCAGAAATTGTCAAACAAGTATTAAGATTAGTGGTAAGGGCTGAATTTAAACGCAAACAAGCTCCCCCCGTACTCAAAATTACTGATCGGGCTTTTGGTACTGGGTGGAAGATGCCCATTGCCAGTCGTTGGTGA